A genome region from Nitrospira sp. includes the following:
- a CDS encoding PAS domain S-box protein: MDTTDEANTYESAASLRERVVFSIIAALLGIIFAIDCVTPAGIPVWVFYLIPVLLTYQLPSLWTPYYTAGICAVLTPVGLLLSPLLDGVPTWLPWVNRTAGIGMFTVTAYLIVQYRRVTQTLVETAALDSSHKAFEVRETLLLKNAQDVQDLFDRAPCGYHSLNAQGIYVAINQTELDWLGYRKDEVIGKVCFRDLITPESAALFQQEYPRFMERGFVRDLELTMRRGDGVLMPVLVHATAIKGPDGRFVASRSTLVDITYRKRAEDLLRRSHERLEVEVQERTEELRLTNERLEQKLLTITNMQATLKSTEDRFQVMADHAPVLIWISDLTQRCIWVNNPWLEFVGRTREQDLGDGWVENVHSDDIDYTLRVYDNAFRKQHEFRMEYRLRRHDGEWRWLLNHGVPRFEGEARFVGFIGSCIDITEQKAAIAAAHDSEQILSGIFNSAMDAIITINECQEIVHFNAAAESMFGRRVQEIIGQPVAVLLPERYRTAHSQHVLGFSHANVSKRQMGTLGMISGVRANGEEFPIEASISQITSRGQKLFTVILRDITARKRTEDLMAQQRQLIELSYEPIFAWDVDMGIVEWNRGCEQLYGYSRSEALGHNSVHLLQSRLPSPLSTIQTQLETTGEWTGEIHHRTKDGRDVLVASRWGLLKMNGRSLVLETDRDITARRRAELMILRKNMDLATLLYVTSHDLKEPLRAIEGFSVLVQKEYANRLDERGQDFLRRVIRATQRLNQLLEDILELSRAQRMESPVDDIDAEQLVQEALDRLENRIKETGAHITIRSPLPCLRVNTTWAVQGIYNLLSNALKFASAGQPPDIEIAPYCGMDLEGTELLGVVVRDRGPGVAPGQRDRIFELFRRAVGREIEGTGAGLAIVRQVAERHGGRAWVEPREGGGSDFIISFGASQPGERKVQR; this comes from the coding sequence ATGGATACTACCGACGAGGCCAACACATACGAGAGCGCTGCTTCGCTTCGTGAGCGAGTCGTCTTTTCCATAATTGCCGCCCTGCTCGGAATCATATTCGCGATCGACTGTGTCACACCGGCCGGAATTCCCGTCTGGGTCTTCTACCTCATTCCTGTGCTCCTTACGTACCAGCTTCCCTCTCTCTGGACCCCCTATTACACAGCAGGAATCTGCGCAGTGCTCACCCCCGTGGGTCTCCTGCTTTCCCCCCTGCTCGATGGCGTGCCGACATGGTTACCATGGGTGAATCGCACGGCCGGCATAGGAATGTTTACGGTCACCGCCTATCTGATCGTCCAGTATAGGCGCGTCACCCAAACTCTTGTTGAGACCGCCGCCTTGGATTCGTCACACAAGGCCTTTGAAGTGCGGGAAACCCTGCTCCTGAAAAACGCGCAGGACGTGCAGGACCTGTTCGACCGTGCGCCCTGCGGGTACCACTCACTGAACGCGCAAGGCATCTACGTCGCGATCAATCAAACCGAACTCGACTGGCTGGGATATCGCAAAGACGAAGTCATCGGGAAAGTGTGCTTTCGGGACCTGATCACCCCCGAGTCCGCCGCACTGTTTCAGCAAGAATACCCGCGCTTCATGGAGAGAGGATTCGTGCGGGACTTAGAGCTCACGATGCGGCGTGGGGACGGCGTACTGATGCCGGTTCTGGTACACGCCACGGCCATCAAGGGCCCAGACGGTCGATTCGTCGCCAGCCGCTCCACCCTCGTGGATATCACCTACCGGAAACGAGCAGAGGACCTCCTGCGTAGGAGTCACGAACGTCTCGAAGTCGAGGTCCAGGAACGAACCGAAGAACTCCGGCTCACCAATGAACGGCTGGAACAGAAGCTGCTGACCATCACGAATATGCAAGCGACGTTGAAATCCACTGAAGATCGCTTTCAGGTTATGGCGGACCACGCGCCGGTGTTGATTTGGATCAGCGATCTGACACAGAGATGCATTTGGGTGAACAACCCCTGGCTGGAATTCGTCGGTCGCACCCGCGAGCAGGATTTGGGCGATGGATGGGTCGAGAATGTTCACTCGGACGATATCGACTATACCCTCCGCGTCTACGACAACGCCTTCCGTAAGCAGCACGAATTCAGGATGGAATATCGCCTGCGTCGGCATGATGGAGAATGGCGCTGGCTACTGAATCACGGGGTTCCTCGTTTCGAAGGGGAAGCGAGATTCGTCGGCTTCATCGGCTCGTGCATCGATATTACCGAACAGAAAGCCGCGATCGCGGCCGCGCACGACAGCGAGCAAATCCTCAGCGGCATATTTAATTCTGCGATGGACGCCATTATCACGATCAATGAGTGCCAGGAAATTGTGCACTTCAATGCGGCAGCGGAATCGATGTTCGGTCGTCGAGTCCAGGAAATAATCGGGCAACCGGTCGCCGTGCTCCTTCCCGAACGGTACCGTACCGCGCACAGCCAGCATGTGCTGGGCTTTAGTCACGCGAACGTCAGCAAGCGCCAGATGGGCACGCTTGGCATGATTTCCGGCGTGCGGGCCAATGGCGAAGAATTTCCGATCGAAGCAAGCATTTCACAGATAACGAGCCGCGGGCAAAAGCTATTTACCGTGATCCTCCGTGACATCACGGCACGGAAGCGGACCGAAGACTTGATGGCTCAGCAACGCCAGCTCATCGAATTATCGTATGAACCGATTTTTGCCTGGGACGTCGACATGGGCATCGTGGAGTGGAATCGAGGATGCGAGCAACTGTACGGCTATTCCCGATCGGAGGCATTGGGACACAACAGTGTTCACCTGCTGCAAAGCCGACTCCCCTCTCCTCTGAGCACGATCCAGACTCAATTGGAGACCACCGGGGAATGGACCGGTGAGATTCACCATCGCACGAAAGACGGACGGGACGTGCTTGTGGCGAGCCGCTGGGGATTGCTCAAGATGAACGGCCGCAGCCTCGTACTGGAAACCGACCGGGATATCACCGCGCGACGACGGGCCGAGCTCATGATCCTCAGGAAGAACATGGATCTGGCCACCCTCCTGTATGTGACCTCGCACGATTTGAAAGAGCCGCTGCGAGCGATCGAGGGGTTTTCCGTCCTCGTCCAGAAAGAGTATGCGAACCGGTTGGACGAGAGGGGGCAAGACTTCCTCCGGCGCGTGATCCGGGCCACGCAGCGGCTCAATCAACTGCTCGAGGACATCCTGGAGCTCTCCCGCGCGCAACGCATGGAATCGCCCGTTGACGATATCGACGCTGAACAGTTGGTGCAAGAAGCCCTGGATCGCCTGGAGAACCGCATCAAAGAAACCGGCGCACACATCACGATTCGTTCGCCCCTTCCGTGCCTGCGAGTCAATACCACCTGGGCCGTCCAGGGCATCTACAATCTGCTCTCGAATGCGCTCAAGTTTGCCTCCGCCGGGCAGCCCCCGGACATTGAGATCGCCCCGTATTGCGGGATGGATCTTGAGGGAACCGAACTCCTCGGCGTGGTCGTGCGGGATCGCGGCCCCGGAGTGGCGCCGGGCCAGCGCGATCGGATATTTGAGCTGTTCCGCCGTGCAGTCGGACGTGAGATAGAGGGGACCGGCGCAGGGCTGGCCATCGTTCGGCAGGTGGCCGAACGGCACGGTGGTCGAGCCTGGGTCGAACCTCGCGAAGGCGGCGGATCAGACTTTATCATTTCGTTCGGCGCGAGCCAGCCAGGTGAAAGAAAGGTGCAGCGATAA
- a CDS encoding response regulator, with translation MRPFDILLAEDNEDDILLIREAFETANMANRVAIVRDGEEALDYLRGKGPYSQCPFPGMVLLDINMPKKNGLDVLIELKSEPRFRPLPVVMLTVSEREEDIVRAFQQGACSYIRKPVTFSQFQMVVKQFELYWTLVSKLPLLKR, from the coding sequence ATGCGGCCATTTGATATTCTTCTCGCAGAAGACAATGAAGACGACATCTTGCTGATCCGGGAAGCCTTCGAAACTGCAAACATGGCCAACCGAGTCGCCATCGTGCGGGACGGCGAAGAAGCCCTCGACTATTTGCGTGGGAAAGGTCCCTACAGTCAATGTCCATTCCCCGGCATGGTCCTCCTGGATATCAACATGCCGAAAAAAAACGGACTCGATGTGCTGATCGAACTCAAATCAGAACCTCGATTTCGCCCGCTCCCCGTCGTCATGCTCACCGTCAGTGAACGCGAGGAGGATATTGTGCGGGCGTTTCAACAGGGGGCCTGCTCCTACATTCGAAAACCTGTCACGTTCAGCCAATTCCAGATGGTCGTGAAACAGTTCGAACTTTATTGGACGCTGGTATCTAAACTCCCCTTACTGAAGAGATAA